In Cutaneotrichosporon cavernicola HIS019 DNA, chromosome: 1, one DNA window encodes the following:
- the DBP3 gene encoding uncharacterized protein (helicase superfamily c-terminal domain), whose product MSVDTEIKISKEERRAAKEAKRARKAAKAAAVAEAGEGAPKKDKKRSREDDGESSKSKKDKKAKKVTSGESTPALATGASSPVETALATPAEAETGTTPLSKKQLKKLKAAAAAAEAVEATDVPVPADFTAADKAYLAEQNITLEPALFPPHLNMATLPVTAPIAAFLKAFPKPTPIQAVSWPALLAKRDVVGIAETGSGKTLAFGVPGIQHISSLPKPSKNGKGKLAMLVLAPTRELAQQSFDTLVKLGKEAGIKAVALFGGVGKHDQIRDIRAEGTRIVVGTPGRTLDLADSGDLDLSSISYLVLDEADRMLDQGFEQDIRRIIAHTPNHPKRQTVMFSATWPESVRRLASTFLTNSVKVTVGSDELSANKRITQVVEVFDNPRDKDQRLLYHLRQHQKSHPGARVLVFGLYKKEAQRLEYTIRRANFKVGALHGDMSQDARFKALEAFKDASVNVLVATDVAARGLDIPDVALVINVTFPLTTEDFVHRCGRTGRAGKTGRAVTFFTGENHEKSLAGEFMRVLRDAGAEIPKEMDRFPSTIKKKEHGAYGAFFRDTADAPAATKITFD is encoded by the exons ATGTCAGTCGACACAGAAATCAAGATTagcaaggaggagcgccgtgccgccaaggaggccaagcgcgcacgcaaggctgccaaggccgccgctgtcgccgaggctggCGAGGGTGCTCCCAAAAAGGACAAGAAGCGGTCGcgtgaggacgacggcgagagcAGCAAGTcgaagaaggacaagaaggccaagaaggtcaCGTCGGGCGAGTCGACCCCGGCTCTCGCCACTGGCGCCTCATCGCCCGTCGAGACCGCCCTCGCGACgcccgccgaggccgagaccgGGACCACGCCGCTATCGAAGAAGCAGCTTAAGAAGCTCAAGGCTGCCGCTGCGGCCGCTGAGGCTGTGGAGGCCACCGACGTCCCCGTCCCTGCCGACTTTACAGCCGCCGACAAGGCatacctcgccgagcagaaCATTACTCTCGAACCGGCACTCTTCCCACCACACCTGAACATGGCCACGCTGCCAGTGACGGCGCCCATCGCGGCGTTCCTCAAGGCGTTCCCGAAGCCGACACCGATCCAGGCCGTCTCGTGGCCTGCTCTCCTCGCGAagcgcgacgtcgtcggcatTGCGGAGACAGGCTCCGGTAAGACCCTTGCGTTCGGCGTGCCGGGTATTCAGCACATCTCGTCGCTCCCCAAGCCGAGCAAGAacggcaagggcaagctcgCGATGCTCGTGCTTGCGCCCACTCGTGAACTCGCCCAGCAGAGCTTTGACACCCTCGTCAAGCTTGGCAAGGAGGCTGGCATCAAGgccgtcgccctcttcggcggcgtcggcaagCACGACCAGATCCGCGACATTCGTGCCGAGGGCACACGCATTGTTGTCGGCACGCCCGGCCGTACGCTCGACCTGGCCGACTCGggcgaccttgacctctcgtccatctcgtacctcgtcctcgacgaggcagaCCGCATGCTCGACCAGGGTTTCGAGCAGGACATTCGCCGTATCATCGCCCACACTCCCAACCACCCCAAGCGCCAGACCGTCATGTTCTCCGCGACGTGGCCCGAGTCggtgcgccgcctcgcgaGCACTTTCCTCACCAACTCGGTCAAGGTAACGGTTGGCTCTGACGAGCTCTCCGCCAACAAGCGCATCAcccaggtcgtcgaggtctTTGACAACCCGCGCGACAAGGACCAGCGTCTCCTCTACCACCTCCGCCAGCATCAGAAGAGCCACCCCGGTGCTCGCGTGCTGGTGTTCGGGCTGTACAAGAAGGAGGCTCAGCGTCTCGAGTACACGATCCGCCGCGCCAACTTCAAGGTCGGTGCGCTGCACGGCGACATGTCGCAGGACGCGCGCttcaaggcgctcgaggcaTTCAAGGACGCTTCGGTCAACGTTCTCGTCGCCACCGACGTCGCTGCCCGTGGTCTCGACATCCCCGACGTTGCTCTGGTCATCAACGTCACTTTCCCCCTCACAACCGAGGACTTTGTCCACCGCTGCGGACGAACGGGACGTGCCGGCAAGACTGGGCGTGCTGTGACGTTCTTCACCGGTGAGAACCACGAAAAGTCGCTCGCGGGCGAGTTCATGCGCGTTCTCCGCGACGCAGGCGCCGAGATTCCCAAGGAGATGGACCGCTTCCCATCTACcatcaagaagaagg AGCACGGAGCGTACGGAGCATTCTTCCGCGACACTGCCGACGCACCAGCGGCGACCAAGATCACGTTCGACTAG
- the RAD16 gene encoding uncharacterized protein (DNA repair protein rad16), producing MSTLRRSARSRGLVTPATNDSVSPEVKAEQGLPTPESIDMDDSPSRTRKRDPSPVRPAKRQMLEAIVMPGRRSKLSTEKTTSADNLTLGTPIKTEVKSELKGEMDGDTTESDPDRPTKNDSSDEEMPLAARRKPRAVATRPGALKHASNRKVISISSSSEDEGMDYALNSDDEAKQLQRAIAASQAENGRTKRATTSRSRSTSSASTAKSTPKRAGNSVTPHRSAIARAAQLRMRASRGQSSTSGSTLPTPLDSSASPEYIPADDDEFEGSASDSALTALSGDESDEALSEEETKKPPKKKLRKTRARRLDGRTVADELPPQWKYKSVAERDDELDRIKEEKALIKDKEGTMSLRLGRKLTQGEKNGIRLGLHHPELVDAWGDLEANIEPVKPVPMEADPSLKLTLLPFQKESLYWMKKQEEGVWRGGMLADEMGMGKTIQTIALLLSEPRHKPSLVVAPVVALMQWKNEIETHAEGFKVCLWHGAGRMKADDLKKYDVVLVSYGTLETSFRRQQNGFKRGNLIVKEKSPMHTFEWYRVVLDEAHNIKERSTNAAKAAFALQAKYRWCLSGTPLQNRVGELYSLVRFLGADPFSFYFCKKCDCKSLHWAFKDRRHCNDCGHKPMDHVSLWNSEILTPIARYGIEEGGPGKVAFKKLKILLDRMMLRRTKLERADDLGLPPRTIVVRRDYFSPQEKELYMSLFTNAQRQFDTYVTSGTVLNNYSNIFSLITRMRQMACHPDLVLRSKTSTLGQASQEGTVCRICNDTGEDAIVSACHHVFDRECIRQYLEVQQLRGHSPECPVCHIEISIDLEQEAIEIDDSSRKARQGILSRLDLTNWRSSSKLEALVEELEKLRNEDCTVKSLVFSQFVSFLDLIAFRLQRAGFNICRLEGGMTPQQRDATIQHFMKNTSVTVFLISLKAGGVALNLTEASMVFMMDSWWNPSVEYQAMDRIHRLGQKRPVKVVKLVVEDSIEDQIVQLQAKKLAMTDAALSRDPDTALGKLTVDDLGFLFKL from the exons ATGAGCACTCTAcgccgctcggcgcgctcccGCGGCCTCGTGACGCCCGCCACTAACGACTCGGTGTCCCCAGAAGTCAAGGCGGAGCAAGGGCTGCCGACGCCCGAGAGTATCGACATGGATGACTCGCCAAGCCGCACACGCAAGCGCGATC catCGCCTGTGCGCCCCGCTAAGCGCCAGATGCTTGAAGCCATTGTCATGCCTGGACGCCGCTCCAAGCTCAGCAccgagaagacgacgagcgccgacAACCTCACGCTTGGCACGCCCATCAAAACAGAGGTCAAGAGCGAGTTGAAAGGCGAGATGGACGGCGACACAACCGAGTCCGACCCCGATCGACCTACGAAGAACGATTCGAGTGATGAGGAGATgcccctcgccgctcgccgcaAACCCAGAGCAGTTGCGACACGCCCCGGTGCATTGAAGCATGCGTCGAATCGGAAAGTCATTTCtatctcgtcgagctctgaggacgagggcatGGACTACGCGTTAAActctgacgacgaggccaagcagcTGCAGCGTGCCATTGCTGCGTCCCAGGCCGAGAATGGACGCACCAagagggcgacgacctcgcgctcgcgtaGTACGAGCTCCGCCTCGACTGCCAAGTCTACACCCAAGCGTGCGGGGAATAGTGTGACGCCTCACCGCTCGGCCATCGCCCGTGCCGCCCAGC TCCGTATGCGCGCTTCGCGCGGCCAGTCGTCCACATCAGGCTCTACTCTCCCTACGCCCTTGGACAGTTCCGCTTCACCAGAGTACATCCccgcggacgacgacgagtttgaaGGCTCAGCCTCCGACTCGGCCCTCACTGCGCTATCGGGCGATGAGTCAGACGAGGCGTTGtctgaggaggagaccaAGAAGCCCCCGAAGAAGAAACTCAGGAAGACAAGGGCCCGTCGCTTGGACGGTCGCACCGTGGCGGACGAGTTACCTCCGCAGTGGAAGTACAAGTCGGTggcggagcgcgacgacgagcttgaccgaatcaaggaggagaaggctTTAatcaaggacaaggagggcaCGATGTCACTGCGTCTTGGACGAAAGCTCACGCAGGGCGAGAAGAACGGGATTCGTCTGGGTCTG CATCACCcggagctcgtcgacgcctgGGGTGACCTCGAGGCGAACATCGAACCCGTCAAGCCTGTTCCTATGGAAGCGGACCCGTcgctcaagctcacgcTCCTTCCGTTCCAGAAGGAGAGCCTGTACTGGATGAagaagcaggaggagggtgtgTGGCGCGGTGGCATGCTCGCGGATGAGATGGGCATGGGTAAGAC TATCCAGACCATTGCGCTGCTCCTCTCCGAGCCGCGACACAAGCCGTCGCTCGTCGTTGCGCCCGTCGTCGCACTCATGCAGTGGAAGAACGAGATCGAGACGCACGCTGAGGGCTTCAAGGTCTGCCTGTGGCACGGTGCTGGCCGCATGAAGGCTGATGACCTCAAGAAGTACGACGTCGTTCTCGTGTCGTACGGAACGCTCGAGACGTCGTTCCGCCGCCAGCAGAACGGGTTCAAGCGAGGCAACCTGATCGTCAAGGAAAAGTCTCCGATGCACACGTTCGAATGGTACCG TGTCGTGCTCGATGAAGCCCATAACATCAAAGAGCGCTCCAccaacgccgccaaggctgcaTTCGCCCTTCAGGCCAAGTACCGCTGGTGCCTGTCCGGCACACCCCTCCAGAACcgtgtcggcgagctgtACTCGCTAGTCCGCTTCCTCGGAGCCGACCCCTTCAG CTTCTATTTCTGCAAGAAGTGCGACTGCAAGTCCCTGCACTGGGCATTCAAGGACCGCCGCCACTGCAACGACTGCGGTCACAAGCCGATGGATCACGTCTCGCTGTGGAACTCTGAGATTCTCACTCCCATCGCTCGTTACGGCATTGAGGAGGGCGGTCCAGGCAAGGTGGCTTTCAAGAAGCTCAAGATCCTGCTTGACCGCATGATGCTTCG GCGTACCAAGCTGGAGCGTGCCGATGACCTCGGGCTTCCTCCGCGTACCATTGTTGTCCGCCGCGACTACTTCTCTCCccaggagaaggagctgTACATGAGCCTCTTCACCAACGCCCAACGCCAGTTTGACACATACGTCACGTCTGGTACCGTGCTGAACA ACTATTCGAACATCTTCTCTCTCATTACTCGGA TGCGCCAAATGGCTTGCCACCCTGATCTTGTGCTACGATCTAAGACCAGCACCTTGGGCCAGGCGTCCCAGGAAGGTACTGTGTGCCGTATCTGCAACGACactggcgaggacgcgatTGTGTCGGCCTGCCACCACGTGTTTGACCGCGAGTGCATCCGCCAGTACTTGGAGGTGCAGCAGTTGCGGGGACACAGC cccGAGTGCCCGGTGTGCCATATCGAGATCTCgatcgacctcgagcaAGAAGCAatcgagatcgacgactCGTCCAGGAAGGCTCGCCAGGGCATCCTTTCGCGCCTTGACCTGACCAACTGGCGTTCGTCGTCAAAGCTGGAGgcgcttgtcgaggagctcgagaagctgCGTAACGAGGACTGCACGGTCAAGTCGCTGGTCTT ctcGCAGTTTGTTTCGTTCCTAGACCTTATCGCTTTCCGCCTCCAGCGCGCAGGGTTCAAT ATTTGTCGCCTTGAGGGTGGCATGACTCCCCAACAGCGTGATGCGACCATTCAACATTTCa TGAAGAACACGAGCGTCAccgtcttcctcatctcgctcaAGGCCGGAGGCGTTGCACTT AATCTCACCGAGGCAAGCATGGTCTTCATGATGGACTCGTGGTGGAACCCCTCGGTTGAGTACCAGGCCATGGACCGCATCCATCGCCTGGGCCAGAAACGTCCTGTCAAGGTGGTCAAACTGGTTGTCGAGGACTCGATCGAGGACCAGATCGTCCAGCTGCAGGCCAAGAAGCTCGCCATGACGGACGCCGCTCTCAGCCGCGACCCTGACACAGCACTTGGCAAGCTCacggtcgacgacctcgggTTCCTCTTCAAGCTGTAA
- the RIB3 gene encoding uncharacterized protein (Catalyzes the conversion of D-ribulose 5-phosphate to formate and 3,4-dihydroxy-2-butanone 4-phosphate), which translates to MSAPTHHPVPAEVPSPFVFDRVEDAVAAIKAGEFVVVMDDEDRENEGDVICAASKITEEGMAWFIKWTSGFICLSMPPSRLEELRLPPLLAASGSSEDPKGTAYHLTIDANNSKHPTTTGISAHDRALASRLVASGATADEFTRPGHLVPLRYTTGGTRVRFGHTEAAVDLCYLAGEPPAGLLCELVNPNDPKGAMARRDESWRFAREWGLKCISIEDMRAYLATDKGAAVPHA; encoded by the exons ATGTCGGCGCCTACACACCACCCCGTGCCTGCCGAGGTGCCGTCGCCGTTTGTGTtcgaccgcgtcgaggacgccgtgGCCGCGatcaaggccggcgagtTTGTGGTCgtcatggacgacgaggaccgcGAGAACGAGGGCGATGTCATCTGCGCCGCATCCAAGAtcaccgaggagggcatggCGTGGTTCATCAagtggacgag CGGGTTCATCTGCCTCTCGatgccgccgtcgcgcctcgaggagctgcggcTTCCCCCGCTCCTCGCTGCCAGCGGGTCGAGCGAGGACCCCAAGGGGACGGCGTACCACCTGACCATCGACGCCAATAACTCGAAGCACCCCACGACGACTGGGATCAGCGCGCACGACCGCGCACTCGCTTCCCGACTTGTTGCAAGCGGCGCGACCGCCGACGAGTTTACCCGTCCAGGACATCTCGTGCCCCTACGCTACACGACGGGCGGGACGCGCGTGCGCTTCGGACACACCGAGGCCGCTGTTG ACCTCTGCTACCTCGCAGGCGAGCCGCCAGCCGGCCTGCTgtgcgagctcgtcaaccccAACGACCCAAAGGGTGCCATGGCACGCCGCGACGAGAGCTGGCGCTTCGCCCGCGAGTGGGGCCTCAAGTGCATCAGCATCGAGGACATGCGCGCGTACCTCGCAACCGACAAGGGAGCCGCTGTGCCCCACGCGTGA
- the TMN2 gene encoding uncharacterized protein (Belongs to the nonaspanin (TM9SF) (TC 9.A.2) family) — protein sequence MHFAALAALAAAAAAPVSAFYLPGSAPRDYKPGDQVDVFVNTVTPLLNATLRSLISYDYYDPRFHFCQPEGGPVKQAESLGSILFGDRILSSPFDIKMGEDVKCLTLCRSKVPGNDAKFIHDRIREDYGLNFIIDGLPGAELKKDSRTGEQFLDGQGFLLGLHGYNGIGSDDKPALNNHYDIYIEYHKRAENKIRVVGVMVYPRSVDSIVAGEETPNCNREGKPLYLSETADNQFLYTYSVQFRESDVVWSLRWDSYLHVFHPKIHWFSLINSLIIVGFLCFMVSAVLYRTISKDISRYNQVDLADDVQEDYGWKLVHAEVFRQPQRPMLLAVLVGNGFHLAGMTLVTLMFALLGFLSPSNRGSLETVLLICWTLFGCVSGYVSARVYASIGGDQWKPNLVLTAVLFPTIVFTIIGVLNLLLVFTGASGAIPFGTILVILFMWFLISVPLTVAGYFFGMKHGGWSNPVRTNQIPRQIPPCPWYLKPVPAAILCGILPFAAAFVELYFMLSSLFGNRAYYAFGFLFLTFGVVALTTATVTILFTYFILCSEEYRWHWRSFLVGGGASFWVFVYGLYYWARNLSLGSLTSVVLYLGYLLLASLLVFILLGSIGATASWWATRRLYSAVRVD from the exons ATGCACTTTGCCGCACTAGCCGCACTTGCGGCTGCGGCAGCCGCCCCCGTGTCGGCCTTCTACCTCCCAGGCTCAGCACCAAGAGACTACAAGCCTGGCGACCAGGTCGACGTCTTTGTCAACACGGTCACTCCACTGTTGAACGCCACACTCCGCTCTCTCATCTCGTACGACTACTACGACCCGAGGTTCCACTTCTGCCAGCCTGAAGGTGGGCCAGTCAAGCAAGCCGAGTCGCTCGGCTCGATCCTGTTCGGCGACCGCATTCTCTCATCGCCCTTCGACATCAAGATGGGCGAAGACGTAAAGTGTCTCACGCTCTGCCGGAGCAAGGTGCCCGGCAACGACGCCAAATTTATTCACGACCGCATCCGAGAGGACTATGGACTCAACTTTATCATCGACGGGCTGCCAGGTGCagagctcaagaaggactCGCGGACAGGCGAGCAGTTCCTCGACGGACAAGGCTTCCTGCTGGGCTTGCACGGGTACAACGGCATCGGGTCGGATGACAAGCCAGCGCTCAACAACCACTACGATATTTACATTGAATATCACAAGCGCGCAGAGAACAAGATccgtgtcgtcggcgtcatgGTGTACCCGCGCAGCGTCGACAGCATTGTGGCCGGAGAGGAGACGCCCAACTGCAACCGCGAGGGAAAGCCGCTCTACCTCTCTGAAACCGCCGACAACCAGTTCCTCTACACGTACTCGGTCCAGTTCCGCGAGTCAGACGTCGTTTGGTCCCTTCGTTGGGATAGCTACCTGCACGTATTTCACCCCAAGATCCACTGGTTCTCGCTCATCAACTCGCTCATCATTGTCGGTTTCCTCTGCTTCATGGTCTCAGCGGTCCTCTACCGCACCATCTCCAAGGACATTTCGCGCTACAACCAGGTTGACCTTGCAGATGACGTCCAGGAGGACTATGGGTGGAAGCTCGTCCACGCCGAGGTTTTCCGCCAGCCGCAGCGCCCAATGCtcctcgctgtcctcgtcggcaacgGCTTCCATCTGGCCGGCATGACCCTCGTGACCCTCATGtttgcgctcctcggcttcctctCACCGTCGAACCGCGGCTCGCTTGAGACGGTACTGCTCATCTGCTGGACCCTCTTTGGTTGCGTGTCTGGCTAcgtctcggcgcgcgtgTACGCTTCGATCGGCGGCGACCAGTGGAAGCCCAACCTCGTGCTCACGGCCGTGCTCTTCCCGACCATTGTCTTCACGATCATCGGCGttctcaacctcctcctcgtgtTCACCGGCGCGTCGGGTGCTATCCCGTTCGGCACCATTCTCGTGATCCTGTTCATGTGGTTCCTCATTTCTGTCCCTCTCACCGTTGCCGGCTACTTCTTCGGCATGAAGCACGGCGGCTGGTCCAACCCTGTGCGCACCAACCAGATCCCGCGCCAGATTCCTCCTTGCCCATGGTACCTCAAACCCGTCCCGGCCGCTATTCTTTGCGGTATTCTGCCTTTTGCTGCCGCGTTCGTCGAGCTGTACTTTATGCTCTCGAGCCTGTTTGGCAACCGCGCGTACTACGCGTTCggcttcctcttcctcaccttTGGGGTGGTCGCACTCACTACGGCTACGGTCACCATTCTCTTCACTTACTTCATACTCTGTTCTGAGGAGTACCGGTGGCACTGGCGATCGTTCCTTGTCGGCGGTGGTGCCTCGTTCTGGGTGTTCGTGTACGGCCTCTACTACTGGGCGAGAAACCTGTCGCTTGGCAGCTTGACGTCTGTGGTGCTGTACTTGGGCTACCT gctgctcgcctccctcctcgtcttTATTCTGCTCGGGAGCATCGGTGCGACTGCGTCGTGGTGGGCCACGCGCAGGCTGTACAGTGCCGTTCGCGTCGACTAG